In Chryseobacterium gotjawalense, the following are encoded in one genomic region:
- a CDS encoding Shedu immune nuclease family protein has translation MVSILKHDHQLILKYYSEYRSGDWVDEKMQNDENFSVLSIFQLNRELLVERISDDFEEPEFHFLIGELIDDYYKIDNEVLGLTNNFFFHKDIDICVEHFHVQSKTSLLLQIDRFVDTAIYIGGDKEDILPFEAFENLIEIFPTSHEITLYRHAKVTSILTNYFNNITDKEESYKKYINKKTPLIRSELRKTFQELDILKYETLLEKLQQMLSNEISYSEKQWQEEILQIILLIFPKYIAVFEEVQFKDIYNNKTRRLDYGLIDFMGNLDLIEIKVPFDKSIVSVNPYRDNHIPNRDLSGTIMQIEKYIYYLNKTGIAGERKLTEKYKEQLPDNLEIKITNPNGMIIMGRDINLTMEQLADFEIIKRKYKNVIDIFTYDDLLRRMEIMIKQLRKL, from the coding sequence TTGGTAAGTATATTAAAACACGATCATCAACTTATTTTAAAGTATTATTCTGAATATAGATCAGGAGATTGGGTTGATGAAAAGATGCAAAATGACGAAAATTTTTCAGTTTTGTCAATATTTCAATTGAATAGAGAATTATTAGTTGAAAGGATCTCAGATGATTTTGAGGAACCCGAATTTCATTTTTTAATTGGAGAATTAATTGATGACTACTACAAAATAGATAATGAAGTGCTGGGATTAACTAATAACTTTTTCTTTCATAAAGATATTGATATTTGTGTGGAACATTTCCACGTTCAGTCAAAAACATCTTTGTTATTACAAATTGATAGGTTTGTAGATACTGCAATATACATTGGAGGTGATAAAGAAGATATACTTCCTTTTGAGGCATTTGAAAATTTAATTGAAATTTTTCCAACTTCCCACGAAATAACTTTATATCGGCACGCTAAAGTCACATCAATTTTAACGAATTATTTTAATAATATTACTGATAAAGAAGAAAGTTATAAAAAGTATATTAATAAAAAAACACCTCTAATTAGGAGTGAATTAAGAAAAACATTTCAAGAATTAGATATTCTTAAATATGAAACATTGCTTGAAAAATTACAGCAAATGCTTTCCAATGAAATAAGTTATTCTGAAAAACAATGGCAAGAAGAAATTTTACAAATAATATTATTAATTTTCCCTAAATATATTGCGGTCTTTGAAGAAGTACAATTTAAAGATATTTACAATAACAAAACTAGGCGTCTAGATTACGGGCTCATAGATTTCATGGGAAATTTAGATTTAATCGAAATTAAAGTCCCTTTCGATAAAAGTATCGTGTCTGTAAATCCATACAGAGACAACCATATTCCAAATAGGGATTTATCAGGAACAATAATGCAGATAGAAAAATATATCTATTATTTAAATAAAACGGGAATTGCGGGTGAAAGAAAATTGACTGAAAAGTATAAAGAACAATTACCAGACAATTTAGAGATTAAGATTACAAATCCCAACGGAATGATAATTATGGGTCGCGACATTAATCTAACAATGGAACAGTTGGCGGATTTTGAAATTATCAAAAGAAAATACAAAAATGTAATTGATATTTTTACATATGATGATTTACTGCGGAGAATGGAGATTATGATAAAACAATTACGGAAGCTGTAA
- a CDS encoding site-specific DNA-methyltransferase encodes MENIKDYMPESPDFNQERLDKLKELFPDLFTSENKLNTEELKKLVEPDSISETERYEFRWFGKSNAKRNAFTPSNATLIYDEERSVNPTDSENIIIEGENLEVLKLLNSAYREKIKCIYIDPPYNTGKDFVYSDNFTQDKKAYWEDSGIVEDGLKIDTNTETDGRYHSNWLNMMYSRLLVARQLLREDGVIFMSIDDNEIHHLRKLCDEIFGEENFVGNIILQTATDNNPSQINTEHEYILCYAKSKIAQPFWEAKSHASDLIISKYEELKTIFQNDLSALQVELRKWIKQNKESLPRVTHYDNVDERGVYHDADIANTKFGGYNYEILHPKTQLPCKIPEKGFRFPEETMRRMILQNEIVFGNDETTLIKPKKRIENVKDVLRTVIYEDGRGSTKVVNDLLGRGVFDNPKSQTVLQRLFDFVTIENDIVLDFFGGSGTTGQAITELNIEDGGNRKYILVQLPEKTDEKSEAYKGGYKKISDITIERNKRVIEKLIATKEAEQPDLFTEENKEENLKGLGFKVFKLAKSNFPRVDFAPDPAKTDAENIELLKKYIAEKEAQLVNAFNREELLTEILLKKGFNLNFTTEQQSQFTKNEILLAKDSEKETLICLDVTIAPETVEYFKTHKDQKFICLERALDTTKKYNLKHYLGELVDVF; translated from the coding sequence ATGGAGAACATAAAAGACTATATGCCCGAAAGTCCGGATTTCAATCAGGAACGTTTAGATAAATTGAAAGAACTTTTCCCGGATCTTTTTACCAGTGAAAACAAATTGAATACGGAAGAACTGAAAAAATTGGTGGAGCCGGACAGTATTAGTGAAACCGAACGGTACGAATTCCGATGGTTTGGCAAAAGCAATGCGAAACGGAATGCCTTCACGCCCAGCAATGCGACATTGATTTATGATGAAGAACGCAGCGTAAATCCCACAGACTCTGAAAATATAATTATTGAAGGTGAAAATCTGGAAGTGCTGAAACTGCTCAATTCTGCCTACCGCGAAAAAATAAAATGCATCTATATTGACCCGCCCTACAATACCGGAAAAGATTTCGTGTATTCCGATAATTTTACCCAGGATAAGAAAGCCTATTGGGAAGATTCCGGAATTGTGGAAGATGGATTAAAAATAGACACCAATACGGAAACCGACGGCAGATATCACAGCAACTGGCTCAATATGATGTACAGCAGATTGTTAGTAGCGCGCCAACTATTGCGGGAAGATGGAGTTATTTTTATGTCCATTGATGATAATGAAATTCATCATTTAAGAAAATTATGCGATGAAATATTCGGAGAGGAAAATTTTGTAGGAAATATAATTTTGCAAACAGCAACTGATAATAATCCTTCTCAAATAAACACCGAACACGAATATATATTGTGCTATGCTAAATCAAAAATTGCACAACCATTTTGGGAAGCAAAAAGCCATGCATCTGACTTAATTATTTCAAAATATGAAGAATTAAAAACTATTTTTCAAAATGATTTAAGTGCATTACAAGTTGAATTACGAAAATGGATAAAACAAAATAAAGAAAGCCTACCCCGAGTTACCCACTATGATAATGTCGATGAACGAGGTGTTTATCATGATGCAGATATCGCTAATACAAAATTTGGAGGTTATAACTATGAAATTTTACATCCTAAAACTCAACTGCCTTGCAAAATTCCAGAAAAAGGATTTAGATTTCCAGAGGAAACTATGAGAAGGATGATTTTACAGAACGAAATAGTTTTTGGAAATGACGAAACAACTTTAATTAAACCTAAAAAGAGAATAGAGAATGTTAAAGATGTTTTACGGACTGTAATTTATGAAGATGGTCGTGGCTCTACCAAAGTTGTAAATGATTTACTTGGCAGGGGTGTTTTTGACAACCCCAAATCACAAACAGTTTTACAAAGGCTGTTTGATTTTGTAACGATTGAAAATGATATTGTCTTAGACTTTTTCGGGGGATCAGGAACAACAGGACAAGCGATAACTGAGCTTAACATAGAAGATGGCGGAAACAGAAAATATATTTTAGTTCAACTGCCAGAGAAAACCGACGAAAAAAGTGAAGCATATAAAGGCGGTTATAAAAAAATAAGCGACATTACCATCGAGCGTAATAAAAGAGTGATCGAAAAGCTTATCGCCACCAAAGAAGCGGAACAACCTGATTTATTTACAGAAGAAAATAAAGAAGAAAATTTAAAAGGCTTAGGTTTCAAAGTTTTTAAGCTTGCAAAATCCAATTTCCCACGCGTAGATTTTGCACCCGATCCTGCAAAAACAGATGCAGAAAATATAGAATTGCTCAAAAAATACATTGCAGAAAAAGAAGCCCAATTGGTCAATGCTTTTAACCGTGAAGAATTACTTACCGAAATTTTATTGAAGAAAGGTTTCAATCTCAATTTTACCACTGAACAACAATCACAGTTCACCAAAAACGAGATACTCCTTGCAAAAGACAGTGAAAAGGAAACTTTGATCTGCCTTGATGTAACCATAGCTCCCGAAACCGTAGAATATTTCAAAACCCATAAAGACCAGAAATTTATTTGTCTGGAACGGGCTTTAGATACCACGAAGAAGTATAATTTAAAGCATTATTTGGGTGAATTGGTGGATGTGTTTTAA
- a CDS encoding RNA-binding domain-containing protein produces MALPINIENLLTGETVEWDRIEFKKGWNPEDVMHTICAFANDINNWGAGYIFIGIEEKDGMPLLPPLGLQLNQFDGIQKELVNIANQISPYYCPVTQPYKIDGKDVLIIWVPGGDNRPYKCPVKFGTKDSKRRYYVRRNSVTKQANHQEEQLLLEMAKKVPFDDRVNHNATIDDLNFGLIRGFLEEVKSDLRTEAIKMPLKDLAVQMHIATGPAEALFPLNVGLLFFNEAPHKFFRGAVTEFIIYSDNSGKSFTEKKFSGPIHLQMRDVLEYFKTNVLKEKVSKSSHKAQATRVVNFPFDAVEEAVANAFYHRSYENESPIEINIWPDKLEILSFPGPLPPVTKEMLKERRIVARTYRNRRVGDFFKELKLTEGRASGFPTIYDSMERNGSPNPIFKTDDNFEYFLFVMPINPLFITKDITEREKMILSFCLSPQKRSEILEHIGLKTQHANYVRNILPLIDRDLLEFTIPQNLTSPRQEYVTTEAGRNFIK; encoded by the coding sequence ATGGCATTACCAATTAACATTGAAAATCTTTTAACAGGCGAAACTGTTGAGTGGGATCGTATAGAATTCAAAAAAGGTTGGAATCCTGAGGATGTGATGCATACTATTTGTGCTTTTGCAAATGATATTAATAATTGGGGTGCCGGTTACATCTTCATCGGTATAGAAGAAAAAGATGGAATGCCATTATTACCTCCATTGGGTTTGCAACTTAATCAGTTTGATGGGATACAAAAAGAATTGGTAAATATTGCCAACCAAATTTCGCCGTACTATTGTCCAGTGACTCAACCATATAAAATTGACGGTAAAGATGTACTGATTATTTGGGTCCCTGGTGGAGACAACAGACCCTACAAATGTCCTGTAAAATTCGGTACTAAAGATTCCAAAAGAAGATATTATGTAAGAAGAAACTCGGTTACAAAACAAGCCAATCATCAGGAAGAACAATTGCTTCTTGAGATGGCAAAAAAAGTCCCATTTGATGACCGAGTAAATCATAATGCCACCATAGACGATTTGAATTTTGGTTTAATTCGGGGGTTTTTAGAAGAGGTTAAAAGCGATCTCCGTACAGAAGCAATCAAAATGCCGCTGAAGGATCTTGCCGTGCAAATGCACATTGCAACTGGTCCGGCAGAAGCATTATTTCCATTAAATGTTGGGTTGCTGTTCTTTAACGAAGCACCCCATAAATTTTTCAGAGGTGCAGTGACAGAATTTATAATTTATTCAGATAATTCTGGCAAAAGTTTTACTGAAAAGAAATTCTCAGGACCGATACATTTACAGATGCGGGATGTTTTGGAATATTTTAAAACCAATGTTTTAAAAGAAAAGGTAAGTAAAAGTAGCCATAAAGCACAGGCGACCAGAGTTGTAAATTTTCCATTTGATGCTGTTGAGGAAGCCGTGGCCAATGCGTTTTATCACAGAAGTTATGAAAATGAAAGCCCTATAGAAATAAATATTTGGCCAGATAAATTAGAAATTTTGAGTTTCCCTGGGCCATTGCCTCCTGTTACCAAAGAAATGCTTAAAGAGCGAAGAATAGTAGCAAGAACATATAGAAATCGTAGGGTTGGTGACTTCTTTAAAGAACTAAAGTTAACTGAAGGAAGAGCATCGGGTTTTCCGACTATTTATGATAGTATGGAACGAAATGGTTCGCCAAATCCCATATTTAAAACCGATGATAATTTTGAGTACTTTCTTTTTGTAATGCCTATTAATCCGCTTTTTATAACAAAAGATATTACAGAGAGAGAGAAAATGATTTTGTCTTTTTGCCTTAGTCCTCAAAAAAGGAGCGAAATTTTGGAACACATTGGTTTAAAGACCCAGCATGCGAATTACGTACGAAACATTTTACCTTTGATAGACCGAGATCTTTTAGAATTTACAATTCCACAAAACCTTACAAGTCCGCGCCAGGAATATGTAACTACTGAAGCTGGCAGAAATTTTATCAAGTAA
- a CDS encoding AAA family ATPase, which produces MKINNLRLKGFRGVRRELNILLNGKSIVLYGDNGTGKSSITDSIEWFFSNKIDHLSSTEINLKSATRNYFAPEEERTEVEINFNNNSLDATKGFLSNDAPKFSKIDDDFKKFVNDSQKENFILRHRDLGNFILSPKGDKLKGLLDIIGFSEVTKKKELLGKVYRSINTEIKKENFENQINTQKSTLISKLSANVTSEANLVESVNEKIKNLKLEIKATSLADIDTVLEKLKKPHNENILREYEILNKAKTEIETIKSEKDFLNTTYTNYFNEFDLISKDVDGIMQTFLAELLDTGKTILKKYHKADSCPLCLQPKSNLELQAELEVRLLQIEEASKKKVKFDNARKLLESVSIERLDRLNIDYTKYFEDQKPIIDLENLKEKFKKFQENAKIRVVSNEKLLSLEGALFQDSDFEFVEMLALRIKQIDAIFKKDSSTQIFADISAAKDAFINIKKFEKAREQLENQRKSLELIYNHFIKVLKEGLENFINSFSAKINEYYQFMNPEEPFQNLRLKTIGDEDNLDGLTIEFNFKDKIISPPQALFSESHLNCFGISFFLASIDAFGKNSKFIVFDDVISSFDSTHRKRFSELLFEKSKQFQIILLTHEFEWFKNFVKPQAKGKGWLIKEIAWNDEDGTVLKLSSNGNEERINELLAEGNTDVVGNMMRIFCENKFKQIAHNLQAKFAFKYGDDNEHRMLDELFARIRSQINGQSPQLKRYATLFDRIQNSSLLTNSASHDNTLIFKIADLKAMWADFKEFINLFYCQEDDCKKQEVAMKFYDSVEKTIRCGCGKTKYEWKDK; this is translated from the coding sequence ATGAAGATTAATAATTTACGACTAAAAGGTTTTAGAGGTGTTCGTAGAGAATTAAACATTCTATTGAATGGGAAGTCAATTGTTTTGTATGGTGATAATGGTACTGGTAAAAGTAGCATTACAGATTCTATAGAATGGTTTTTTTCTAATAAAATTGACCATTTATCTAGTACCGAAATAAATTTAAAAAGTGCAACTAGGAATTACTTCGCGCCAGAAGAAGAGAGAACAGAAGTTGAAATAAACTTCAATAATAATTCCTTAGACGCTACAAAAGGATTTCTGTCTAATGATGCACCGAAATTTTCTAAAATTGATGATGATTTCAAGAAATTTGTAAATGATTCGCAGAAAGAAAATTTCATTTTACGTCATCGAGATTTGGGGAATTTTATACTCTCTCCAAAAGGGGACAAATTAAAAGGTTTATTAGATATTATTGGATTTTCTGAGGTAACAAAGAAGAAAGAGTTACTTGGTAAAGTTTACCGCTCAATTAATACAGAGATTAAAAAAGAAAATTTTGAGAACCAAATCAATACTCAAAAATCAACTCTAATATCAAAACTTTCTGCAAATGTAACATCCGAGGCGAATCTAGTAGAATCTGTAAATGAGAAGATAAAAAATCTTAAACTAGAAATAAAAGCAACGAGTTTGGCAGATATAGATACTGTTCTGGAAAAACTTAAAAAACCGCACAACGAAAATATTTTAAGAGAATATGAAATCTTAAATAAGGCTAAAACTGAAATTGAAACAATAAAATCCGAGAAAGATTTTCTCAATACTACATACACAAATTATTTTAATGAATTTGATCTAATTTCGAAAGATGTAGATGGAATAATGCAAACCTTTCTTGCAGAATTATTGGATACTGGGAAAACGATTTTAAAAAAGTATCATAAAGCTGACTCTTGTCCGCTTTGTTTGCAACCTAAAAGCAATTTAGAATTGCAAGCAGAACTTGAAGTACGATTATTACAGATTGAAGAAGCATCCAAGAAAAAGGTAAAGTTTGATAACGCAAGAAAATTGCTAGAATCAGTTTCTATTGAAAGATTAGATCGCCTTAATATTGATTACACAAAATATTTTGAGGATCAAAAGCCAATTATTGATTTAGAAAATTTGAAAGAAAAATTCAAAAAGTTTCAAGAAAATGCAAAGATAAGAGTAGTGTCCAATGAAAAATTGCTTTCATTGGAAGGCGCCCTATTTCAGGATTCTGACTTTGAGTTTGTGGAAATGCTCGCTTTAAGAATAAAACAGATAGATGCAATATTTAAAAAGGATAGCAGTACCCAAATTTTCGCAGACATATCTGCTGCAAAAGATGCATTCATTAACATCAAAAAGTTTGAAAAAGCAAGGGAGCAGTTGGAAAACCAGCGTAAATCTTTAGAATTGATTTATAATCACTTTATAAAAGTACTCAAAGAAGGTTTAGAGAACTTTATTAATTCTTTTTCGGCGAAAATAAATGAGTATTATCAATTTATGAATCCCGAAGAACCTTTTCAAAACCTTAGATTAAAAACGATTGGTGACGAAGATAATTTGGATGGTTTAACGATAGAATTTAACTTTAAAGATAAAATAATTTCGCCCCCTCAAGCACTTTTTAGCGAATCTCATCTAAATTGTTTTGGTATTTCATTTTTTCTTGCATCAATAGATGCATTTGGGAAAAATTCAAAATTTATTGTTTTTGATGATGTAATTTCAAGTTTTGATTCGACACACCGGAAAAGATTTTCCGAATTGTTATTTGAAAAATCTAAACAATTTCAGATAATCTTATTAACACACGAATTTGAGTGGTTTAAGAATTTTGTAAAACCACAAGCAAAAGGTAAAGGTTGGTTGATAAAAGAAATTGCATGGAATGACGAGGATGGAACTGTTTTAAAACTTTCGAGCAATGGCAATGAAGAAAGGATTAATGAGTTGCTAGCAGAAGGTAATACTGATGTAGTGGGAAATATGATGAGAATATTTTGTGAAAATAAATTTAAACAGATTGCGCATAACCTGCAGGCAAAATTTGCTTTTAAGTATGGAGATGATAATGAACACAGAATGCTAGACGAACTATTTGCAAGAATTCGGTCTCAAATTAATGGGCAAAGTCCCCAACTTAAGAGATATGCTACGCTTTTTGACAGAATTCAAAATTCTAGTTTACTCACGAATTCTGCATCGCACGATAACACTTTAATTTTTAAAATTGCCGACTTAAAAGCAATGTGGGCTGATTTTAAAGAGTTTATAAACTTGTTTTACTGCCAGGAAGATGATTGCAAAAAGCAGGAAGTTGCGATGAAGTTTTACGACAGTGTAGAGAAAACAATCCGATGTGGTTGTGGGAAAACTAAATATGAATGGAAGGATAAATGA
- a CDS encoding DUF2188 domain-containing protein, whose protein sequence is MGKNQHVVKNSDQWGVKGEGNSKSTKNFPTQKDAIEFAKTIAKNQKSEVVIHGRDGKIRDSDSYGNDPNPPKDTKH, encoded by the coding sequence CAAAAATCAACACGTAGTTAAAAATTCAGATCAGTGGGGAGTAAAAGGTGAAGGTAATAGTAAATCAACAAAAAACTTTCCGACACAAAAAGATGCAATAGAATTTGCAAAAACAATTGCTAAAAATCAAAAATCAGAAGTAGTAATTCATGGGCGGGACGGTAAAATAAGAGATTCTGACAGTTATGGAAATGATCCTAACCCGCCAAAAGACACGAAGCATTAA
- a CDS encoding restriction endonuclease, with amino-acid sequence MQLKLESLEYQEQAIQSVVKVFEGNTRNTFDNATSEGIRSNFSDISSQELQQNIKSVADENGILPENIHLNDEAELSIEMETGTGKTLVYIKTIYELFKHYNFTKFIILVPSVAIREGVRASFQNFGTQLENIYGLKPNVFEYDSKRLSKVSNFIEDQHPQVMIMTLASFNSEDKILNQAQREDLFNNIPFIEAIGRTRPIIIMDEPQEGMDTENSVKQISKLNPLCKIRYSATHKLVKNLIYRLTPYDSYKNGLVKKIEVLTVTEKNDEASLKIELSDIQNKSIPQVKLKAWVQNNSTGKIEFKVSPWLKEGDNLGAKTNNPSYNNYKIDRIFKSLKTGKWSVVFSNGAEIFEKQIAGNLENIWALQLEWLIHRHFQKSQKLKVKGIKCLSLIFIDKVANYMGDDPKIKNLFAEKYKQVYPDYHNGENPAEEQIRNIQGYYFAQKSSGEFADNEGGVKQQKQIYDAILRDKEDILQFGDKVANKIEFIFSHSALGVGWDNPNVFNIATLNTTYSETKKRQEIGRGLRICVNDKGERNYDESTVEDPERINQLTVIPNETYETFVTQYQEEIKSIYGDANAGAGMTHNHKGKDEDKVLFKKNPSDDVQKAFKKFWKAMAKKTDYSIAFDEDQLIVNAVERINKITIPDYVIEASSHFVKEFTEGGREDDFAGSETVKQKAVFTPLDLVEEISENTGLSYTTLFEIIKKIDNHQEWVKNPPRFIHEVSGIIKDVELNEMLRKIEYNVNGDEFPFNFKDFEKNIDAKQYVDTPRKGVFDKMLIDSDVERRFSENADGDSEVVCFIKLPNWYKIKTPIGDYEPDFGLVMKRKELKTGAENEFYFVIETKGTNDINDKKALTESEVYKIKCALKHFASIGVEVQYKAPVKEYTYFKTEVEKTVSV; translated from the coding sequence ATGCAACTAAAACTAGAAAGCCTTGAATATCAGGAGCAAGCCATACAATCTGTGGTAAAGGTATTTGAGGGTAATACCCGAAATACTTTTGATAATGCAACTTCTGAAGGAATACGTTCTAATTTTTCGGATATAAGTTCCCAAGAGTTACAACAAAACATTAAATCGGTTGCTGATGAAAATGGAATCTTACCGGAAAACATTCATTTGAACGATGAAGCAGAATTGTCCATTGAAATGGAAACCGGAACGGGAAAAACTTTGGTTTATATAAAAACCATCTATGAGCTTTTCAAGCACTATAATTTCACGAAATTCATTATTTTGGTTCCTTCTGTAGCAATCAGAGAAGGAGTTCGGGCATCGTTTCAAAATTTCGGCACGCAGCTCGAAAATATTTATGGGCTCAAACCTAATGTCTTTGAATATGACAGTAAGCGTTTATCGAAAGTTTCAAATTTTATAGAAGATCAGCATCCGCAAGTTATGATTATGACTTTGGCCTCGTTCAATTCAGAAGATAAAATTCTTAATCAGGCACAACGTGAGGATCTCTTTAATAATATTCCTTTTATCGAAGCCATTGGAAGAACCCGACCAATTATCATCATGGACGAACCCCAGGAAGGAATGGATACAGAAAACTCCGTGAAGCAGATTTCTAAATTAAATCCTCTTTGTAAAATCCGATATTCAGCTACTCATAAATTAGTAAAGAATTTAATTTATAGGTTGACACCTTACGACAGCTATAAAAATGGGTTGGTAAAGAAAATCGAAGTACTAACCGTAACTGAAAAAAATGACGAAGCTTCATTAAAAATCGAATTATCAGATATTCAGAATAAGAGCATTCCCCAAGTTAAATTAAAAGCTTGGGTTCAAAATAATTCTACGGGAAAAATAGAATTCAAAGTTTCACCGTGGCTGAAGGAAGGAGATAATTTAGGAGCAAAAACGAATAATCCTAGTTACAATAATTATAAAATCGACCGTATTTTCAAAAGTTTGAAAACAGGTAAATGGAGCGTAGTCTTTTCCAATGGGGCAGAAATTTTCGAAAAACAGATCGCTGGGAATTTAGAAAATATTTGGGCTTTACAGTTGGAATGGCTCATTCACCGACACTTTCAGAAATCTCAAAAGTTGAAGGTAAAAGGGATTAAATGTCTTTCCCTCATTTTCATCGATAAAGTCGCCAATTATATGGGTGACGATCCGAAGATCAAAAACTTATTTGCAGAAAAGTACAAACAGGTTTATCCAGATTATCACAACGGAGAAAATCCGGCTGAGGAGCAAATACGAAATATTCAGGGTTATTATTTTGCGCAGAAAAGCAGTGGAGAATTTGCTGATAATGAAGGCGGAGTGAAACAACAGAAACAGATCTATGACGCGATTTTAAGAGATAAAGAAGATATTTTGCAGTTTGGTGACAAAGTCGCCAATAAAATTGAATTCATCTTTTCGCACTCGGCTCTAGGGGTGGGTTGGGATAATCCTAATGTTTTCAATATTGCTACTTTGAACACTACTTACTCGGAAACAAAGAAAAGACAGGAAATTGGTCGCGGCCTGCGAATTTGCGTTAATGATAAGGGTGAGAGAAACTATGACGAAAGTACCGTCGAAGATCCAGAAAGAATCAATCAATTAACCGTTATTCCCAATGAAACCTACGAAACTTTCGTAACCCAGTATCAGGAAGAAATAAAATCTATATACGGTGACGCTAATGCGGGAGCAGGAATGACGCATAACCATAAAGGAAAAGACGAGGATAAAGTACTATTCAAGAAAAATCCTTCAGATGATGTCCAAAAAGCTTTTAAGAAATTCTGGAAGGCAATGGCCAAGAAAACAGATTACAGTATTGCTTTTGATGAAGATCAATTAATTGTAAACGCCGTAGAAAGAATAAATAAAATCACCATTCCGGATTATGTAATCGAAGCTTCCAGTCATTTTGTAAAAGAGTTTACGGAGGGAGGACGTGAAGATGATTTTGCGGGAAGTGAAACCGTTAAACAAAAAGCGGTGTTTACCCCTTTGGACTTGGTAGAAGAAATTAGTGAAAATACGGGTTTAAGCTATACTACTTTATTTGAAATTATTAAAAAAATAGACAATCACCAGGAGTGGGTTAAAAATCCGCCGCGCTTTATTCACGAAGTTTCGGGAATCATAAAAGATGTAGAACTTAATGAAATGCTGCGTAAAATTGAATATAACGTGAATGGCGATGAATTCCCTTTCAATTTTAAAGATTTTGAAAAGAATATTGATGCAAAGCAATATGTAGATACACCCAGAAAAGGAGTTTTTGACAAAATGTTGATCGATAGTGATGTAGAGCGCAGGTTTTCTGAAAATGCGGATGGGGATTCCGAAGTTGTATGTTTCATTAAACTTCCGAACTGGTATAAAATAAAAACACCCATTGGCGATTATGAGCCCGACTTTGGCCTGGTTATGAAAAGAAAAGAGCTAAAAACCGGTGCTGAAAATGAATTCTATTTCGTTATTGAGACCAAAGGAACCAACGATATTAATGATAAGAAAGCATTAACGGAAAGTGAAGTATATAAGATAAAATGTGCATTAAAACATTTTGCGTCCATCGGCGTGGAAGTACAGTACAAAGCACCGGTGAAAGAATACACTTACTTTAAAACAGAAGTGGAAAAAACCGTAAGCGTATGA
- a CDS encoding Cthe_2314 family HEPN domain-containing protein, producing MAAVKDLPEMQGEGNKRHLLTSIHKLNIDINSKFVALDGVMKDLEKVAVFLRLIPDKRFIDENNISELDYVKYHLEVFFHKVATGSDLLKLLVNVLFELNIENRNCNLNILKKKLPEEHHQNFIQLIEAYDKTFETIKFLRNKNSHEAKFYDDEFERLAMIDNLYRNSKKFDMETESLNLIMPVGYLEFKIKEWRKGKVEWITEAINAYEKYIDKIIENSVYIYFTKYKSWVEEKTG from the coding sequence ATGGCCGCAGTAAAAGATTTGCCTGAAATGCAAGGAGAAGGAAACAAAAGACATCTTCTAACTTCAATTCACAAACTAAATATTGATATCAATTCAAAATTTGTAGCATTGGATGGTGTTATGAAGGATTTAGAAAAGGTCGCAGTATTCTTACGTCTTATTCCAGACAAGAGATTTATTGATGAAAATAATATTAGTGAGTTAGACTACGTAAAATATCATTTGGAGGTTTTTTTTCATAAAGTAGCAACTGGATCTGACTTACTGAAACTTTTGGTGAATGTGCTTTTTGAGTTAAATATTGAAAACCGCAACTGCAATTTGAATATTTTGAAGAAAAAGTTGCCGGAAGAACATCATCAAAATTTCATACAGTTGATTGAGGCGTATGATAAAACGTTTGAAACAATTAAATTTCTCAGGAATAAAAACAGCCATGAAGCAAAATTTTATGATGACGAATTTGAGAGACTTGCGATGATTGATAATTTGTACAGAAACTCTAAAAAATTCGACATGGAAACGGAATCTCTTAATTTAATTATGCCAGTAGGATATTTAGAGTTCAAAATCAAAGAATGGCGTAAGGGAAAAGTTGAATGGATAACTGAAGCAATAAATGCTTACGAGAAATACATTGATAAAATAATCGAAAACTCAGTTTATATTTATTTTACAAAATATAAATCTTGGGTTGAAGAAAAGACAGGCTAG